A stretch of Lathyrus oleraceus cultivar Zhongwan6 chromosome 6, CAAS_Psat_ZW6_1.0, whole genome shotgun sequence DNA encodes these proteins:
- the LOC127097252 gene encoding WUSCHEL-related homeobox 4 has product MKVHHFTRGFWEHEPSLSLGCKRLRPLAPKISDNTPSLSFDLKTFIRPETDDKKDPPSPQSQVVETHVPGGTRWNPTQEQIGILEMLYRGGMRTPNAQQIEQITVQLSKYGKIEGKNVFYWFQNHKARERQKQKRNSLGLPHSPRTPTTTLVSPTFSTITTLDTPKRGEGMKRNQEDSPLKKSRSWPFEYLEEQNWSSICKQEEHKTLELFPLHPEGR; this is encoded by the exons ATGAAGGTTCATCACTTCACACGTGGATTCTGGGAACATGAACCTTCCCTCTCTCTTGGTTGCAAACGTTTACGTCCTCTTGCACCAAAGATTTCCGATAACACACCTTCTCTTTCTTTTGATCTCAAGACTTTCATTAGACCAGAAACCGACGACAAGAAAGATCCACCTTCACCACAAAGCCAG GTTGTTGAAACGCATGTTCCAGGAGGGACGAGGTGGAATCCGACGCAAGAACAAATAGGAATATTGGAGATGTTATACAGAGGTGGAATGAGAACACCAAATGCACAACAAATAGAACAGATAACTGTTCAACTTAGCAAGTACGGTAAAATTGAAGGCAAAAATGTGTTTTATTGGTTCCAAAACCACAAAGCACGCGAGAGACAAAAGCAAAAACGTAACAGTCTTGGTCTTCCTCACAGTCCTCGTACTCCCACAACCACACTAGTGTCTCCTACCTTTAGTACTATTACAACTTTGGACACGCCTAAAAGG GGGGAAGGAATGAAAAGAAATCAAGAAGATAGTCCATTGAAGAAGAGTAGGAGTTGGCCATTTGAGTACTTAGAAGAGCAAAATTGGTCATCAATATGCAAACAAGAGGAACATAAAACTCTAGAGCTTTTCCCACTACACCCTGAAGGGAGATGA